From Watersipora subatra chromosome 2, tzWatSuba1.1, whole genome shotgun sequence, one genomic window encodes:
- the LOC137387418 gene encoding uncharacterized protein isoform X1 gives MPLLLASLLDEAEQAIKAHEIEYGNKFYTNHEDGIFNKHERLFEGKDIWRGKNVIHDSQGYLYMYGEEKEYGEEKEYGYMYGPKRQQTQKEKYKEQWRSQNPTKRPHPQDNTSDSNTELKIRRKRSACSGQVGVRAEAMRASIDVGSIYKTPQTTAL, from the exons atgccgctccttcttgcctcattgttagacgaggctgagcaagccatcaaagcccatgaaatcgaatatggcaacaagttttacacaaaccatgaggacggcatattcaacaagcatgaaagactttttgaag gtaaagatatttggagaggtaagaacgtcattcatgacagtcaaggctatttatatatgtatggcgaagaaaaagagtatggcgaagaaaaagagtatggctaCATGTACGGCCCTAAAAGacagcaaacccagaaggaaaagtacaaagaacagtggagg tcacagaatccaacaaagagaccgcatcctcaagacaatacatctgatagtaacacggag ctcaagataaggaggaaacgcagtgcttgctcaggacAGGTGggagtaagagcagaggctatgcgagcttccatagatgtggggagcatctacaaaacgccacaaacgacagcattatag
- the LOC137387044 gene encoding zinc transporter ZIP11-like: MINGLSPFTQTVLGTLFTWGLTAAGAALVFVFSSKKRKVLDGSLGFAAGVMTAASYWSLLAPAIELAEESGVYGTNGQWAFLPVAFGFLLGAAFVWGADQVLPHVGDPAVLLAAQSAQIDQSEEDDTDISIDESEVIPSQSTYIEHQNLIRRNRKGSSFSESLSEAGVPSKEELDIESELHRKQESWQRILLLIIAITLHNIPEGLAVGVGFGAIGKSASATFESARSLAVGIGLQNFPEGLAVSLPLRAAGFSPLKSFWYGQLSGMVEPVAGILGCLAVTLAEPLLPYALAFAAGAMIFVVVDDVIPEAQTCGNGRLASICCIIGFLIMMSMDVGLG, from the exons ATGATAAATGGACTTAGCCCATTCACTCAAACAGTTCTTGGCACTCTCTTTACCTGGGGATTGACCGCAGCTGGTGCCGCTCTCGTCTTCGTGTTTAGCAGCAAAAAG aGAAAGGTCCTTGATGGGAGTTTAGGATTTGCTGCTGGT GTAATGACGGCTGCCTCATACTGGTCACTGCTTGCTCCGGCCATTGAATTAGCAGAGGAATCAGGAGTTTATGGAACCAATGGTCAATGGGCTTTCCTTCCTGTAGCCTTTGGCTTTCTTTTAGGTGCTGCATTTGTTTGGGGTGCTGACCAAGTACTGCCACATGTG GGTGATCCTGCGGTGCTATTGGCTGCGCAGTCAGCACAAATAGACCAATCAGAAGAAGATGACACTGATATTAGCATAGATGAGAGCGAGGTTATTCCTTCCCAGTCAACATATATAG AGCACCAGAATTTGATAAGACGTAACAGGAAAGGCTCATCCTTCTCAGAGTCACTGAGTGAGGCAGGTGTTCCTTCTAAGGAAGAGCTTGACATTGAGTCAGAACTGCACAGGAAGCAAGAGAGTTGGCAACGAATTCTTCTCCTCATAATAGCCATCACTCTCCACAATATACCAG AGGGACTCGCTGTTGGTGTCGGATTCGGTGCAATTGGTAAATCAGCATCTGCTACATTTGAGAGTGCCCG AAGTTTGGCTGTTGGAATCGGTCTACAAAACTTTCCAGAAGGACTAGCTGTAAGCTTACCATTGAGAGCAGCAGGATTCTCTCCACTAAAAAGTTTTTG GTATGGCCAGTTGAGTGGCATGGTGGAGCCGGTGGCCGGTATCCTCGGATGTCTTGCTGTTACTCTGGCTGAACCATTGCTGCCTTATGCTCTTGCTTTTGCCGCCGGAGCTATGATCTTTGTCGTTGTTGATGATGTCATACCAGAAGCGCAAACATG TGGCAACGGAAGACTCGCTAGTATATGCTGCATCATCGGCTTCTTGATCATGATGTCTATGGATGTTGGACTGGGCTAG
- the LOC137387418 gene encoding uncharacterized protein isoform X2: protein MPLLLASLLDEAEQAIKAHEIEYGNKFYTNHEDGIFNKHERLFEGKDIWRGKNVIHDSQGYLYMYGEEKEYGEEKEYGYMYGPKRQQTQKEKYKEQWRLKIRRKRSACSGQVGVRAEAMRASIDVGSIYKTPQTTAL from the exons atgccgctccttcttgcctcattgttagacgaggctgagcaagccatcaaagcccatgaaatcgaatatggcaacaagttttacacaaaccatgaggacggcatattcaacaagcatgaaagactttttgaag gtaaagatatttggagaggtaagaacgtcattcatgacagtcaaggctatttatatatgtatggcgaagaaaaagagtatggcgaagaaaaagagtatggctaCATGTACGGCCCTAAAAGacagcaaacccagaaggaaaagtacaaagaacagtggagg ctcaagataaggaggaaacgcagtgcttgctcaggacAGGTGggagtaagagcagaggctatgcgagcttccatagatgtggggagcatctacaaaacgccacaaacgacagcattatag